A section of the Festucalex cinctus isolate MCC-2025b chromosome 7, RoL_Fcin_1.0, whole genome shotgun sequence genome encodes:
- the dcst2 gene encoding DC-STAMP domain-containing protein 2, with translation MFRRAMSGRGVNWLPWRRPSRPPSSSSSAAALRRRRKLRSCLCSAGQSLLAFGVGLTLASCYGATALFLEGAPLWTCAYSTLAVAAAAAFGMGMSVRVRGAVGLMMPALCSAQGRNFLLLASTWLLVSGPVANTLENAEQAAASLLCGAELAANQTRQLMRNAATPLLAALNHIRQIGRNAAAVASRVNKLIGSLSDAIRHVARILRNVLHYLVDIGKVCDAQLGQPYTKCRDVFTRARDDCNARLGDFKSLCKIVSDFMTLCDLAKAPKVFCLIPDHVSRLLKEHLADPTIEAFRRMQRQFDFDLSVSAALEADTDVGRSLRESHQEILEELTGDLKILAALRGPLVWVGLVLLTYSLIRAAYYQHRYLTRLNFDNVYISAQFVELDGQLSSEGGASVLPITRRESQLYIRPLALRLTRNEWRSVLVGVASVSRHALMSAVLVALDFLVFWLLDQVHRQVRGGVVARAPMKVSVLVSGSGYMADIMRDLVASFNMLQAGNVTVISSECLRPPSQPDYAACFTIGFLLGAALLVALAGGMVQRSRRFICAYFYPDAEKARVRFLRQQILDERRAAGRALVRAAARKPAAAAAGGGAGLPCGRLRALCARLPGGDAYLSQMCLACGEGAGLAPFICDVRRCPGVFCKACFKRAGARCDVCARPDTFQEDSQEEPDSSEDEREGRPPASAAIAGAVTGRR, from the exons ATGTTTCGTCGCGCCATGTCCGGAAGGGGAGTCAActggttaccatggcgacgcccCAGCAG GCCtccatcatcgtcgtcgtcagccGCGGCCTTGCGGCGGCGCCGGAAGTTGCGAAGCTGCCTGTGCTCGGCGGGGCAGAGCCTGCTGGCGTTTGGGGTGGGGCTGACGCTGGCCTCGTGCTACGGCGCCACCGCGCTCTTCCTGGAGGGGGCGCCGCTGTGGACATGCGCGTACAGCACGCTGGCggtggccgccgccgccgccttcgGGATGGGGATGTCAGTGCGCGTGCGCGGCGCCGTCGGCCTCATGATGCCGGCGCTGTGCTCCG CTCAGGGGCGCAACTTCCTGTTGCTGGCGAGCACGTGGCTGCTGGTGTCGGGTCCGGTGGCGAACACGCTGGAGAACGCGGAACAAGCCGCCGCCAGCCTCCTCTGCGGCGCCGAGCTGGCGGCCAATCAGACGCGGCAGCTGATGAGGAACGCCGCCACGCCCCTCCTGG CCGCGCTGAATCACATCCGGCAGATTGGCAGGAACGCCGCCGCCGTGGCCAGCAGAGTCAACAAGCTGATTGGCTCGCTGAGCGACGCCATCCGACACGTTG CTCGCATCCTGAGGAACGTCCTTCACTACCTGGTGGACATCGGCAAGGTGTGCGACGCCCAACTGGGTCAGCCATACACGAAGTGTCGCGACGTCTTCACCCGGGCCCGAGACGACTGCAACGCTCGGCTGGGCGACTTCAAAAGTCTCTGCAAAATCGTCAGCGACTTCATGACGCTTTGCGACTTGGCCAAAG CCCCGAAAGTCTTCTGCCTGATCCCGGACCACGTTTCCAGACTGCTCAAGGAGCACCTGGCCGACC CCACCATCGAGGCCTTCCGCCGGATGCAGCGTCAGTTTGACTTCGACCTGTCGGTGTCGGCCGCCTTGGAGGCGGACACCGACGTCGGCCGCTCGCTGCGCGAGAGCCATCAGGAAATCCTGGAGGAGCTGACCGGGGACCTCAAAATCCTGGCCGCGCTGAGAGGACCGCTGGTGTGGGTGGGGCTTGTGCTCCTCACCTACTCCCTGATCAG GGCGGCGTATTACCAGCACAGGTACTTGACACGCTTGAACTTCGACAACGTTTACATCAGCGCTCAGTTTGTGGAGCTGGACGGTCAGTTGAGCTCAGAGGGCGGGGCTTCCGTCCTGCCAATCACACGTCGAGAGTCTCAGCTGTACATCCGACCAC tggctCTGCGGCTGACGCGCAACGAGTGGCGCTCGGTGCTGGTGGGCGTGGCCTCGGTCAGCAGGCACGCGCTGATGTCGGCCGTTCTCGTTGCGCTGGACTTCCTGGTTTTCTGGCTTCTGGATCAGGTGCACCGGCAGGTCCGGGGAGGCGTGGTGGCACGAG CTCCGATGAAGGTGTCGGTCCTGGTGAGCGGTTCGGGCTACATGGCGGACATCATGCGCGACCTGGTGGCGTCTTTCAACATGCTGCAGGCGGGAAACGTGACCGTCATCAGCAGCGAGTGCCTGCGCCCGCCGTCGCAACCCGACTACGCCGCCTGCTTCACGATAG GCTTCCTGTTGGGCGCCGCCCTGCTGGTGGCGCTGGCCGGAGGGATGGTGCAGCGATCGCGACGCTTCATCTGCGCCTACTTCTACCCCGACGCCGAGAAG GCGCGCGTCCGCTTCCTTCGCCAGCAGATCCTGGAcgagcggcgggcggcgggaCGAGCCCTGGTGAGGGCGGCGGCCAGgaagccggcggcggcggcggcggggggggGAGCCGGGTTGCCCTGCGGCCGTCTCAGGGCGCTGTGTGCACG GCTACCGGGAGGAGACGCTTACCTGTCACAAATGTGCTTGGCCTGCGGCGAGGGGGCGGGGCTAGCGCCATTCATCTGTGACGTCCGCCGCTGTCCAG GTGTGTTTTGCAAGGCCTGTTTCAAGCGCGCGGGGGCCAGGTGTGACGTGTGCGCGCGACCTGACACCTTCCAGGAAGACAGCCAGGAGGAGCC CGACTCGAGCGAGGACGAGCGTGAAGGACGGCCTCCTGCCTCAGCCGCCATCGCTGGAGCCGTCACGGGCCGCCGATGA
- the dcst1 gene encoding DC-STAMP domain-containing protein 1 isoform X2 — protein sequence MRGVLFGDVTCHHAYDVTQEPHALQPKAWGWSGYDEDDSGDEAAAAPYAARDVIMTRDGQPRTTVEQLIRRFLPRLCHRFLIGQSKKLRLSDVILRALFGALSGAAMFAAIAPGLPLDRFNHGLPFDLKLAAGCLFTGACLVGGAASSAFRCAFLLMFPNMLGSRGRAFITLLVISELYSGPVSNMQENVKMAAESLTCNLELQVRNAKLLWKDAISPFHKVAEEVQAGETDLKTEAGAASKAFAAIQKEILAEYERGKKKVVEKKEKEKEKEEESDGIASTQERFAFSTIAQCDELVEKGVGKCRDWFDAKWRECANVIGVPVIKQILCVPMKFHFLCDIIKVMTGWCKQHIPVEPNFGQLFDGVNTSVELLARQFTSRVVFQDREHQSALGGELAPGELTRSIRDSFRRLDAGARQMLDILRLLTSAAFLAVFAQCLGYVRQFRRDVYFDNLYLTKYFAIIDQRRKSQGKRHLLPLTPSERRKFVDPWSLKIHPEEVRQVLSSIFQVFSVLLLAVVLLALDGSVFRVLDVVSKHTHATFNYTSSKEVDIKVGGTSIMARLLRKTLSAFNSSSSVRIISDNQEGENANLVPLQRQPAPEDVVRSRA from the exons ATGAGAGGCGTCCTCTTTGGTGACGTCACGTGTCATCACGCCTATGACGTCACACAAGAGCCTCATGCGTTGCAGCCAAAAGCTTGGGGATGGTCGGGATATGATGAAGATGATAGTGGTGatgaagcagcagcagcgccGTACGCCGCTCGTGACGTCATCATGACTCGTGACGGGCAGCCTCGCACTA CTGTGGAGCAGCTGATCAGGCGCTTCCTCCCACGTCTCTGCCATCGCTTCCTCATCGGCCAATCGAAAAAGCTGCGGCTTTCTGACGTCATCCTCCGGGCCCTGTTTGGTGCGCTGAGCGGCGCAG ccATGTTCGCCGCTATCGCGCCGGGCCTGCCGCTCGACCGCTTCAACCACGGGCTGCCCTTTGACCTCAAGTTGGCCGCAGGATGCCTGTTTACAG GGGCGTGTCTGGTGGGCGGGGCCGCCTCGTCGGCCTTCCGGTGCGCCTTCCTGCTGATGTTTCCCAACATGCTGGGCTCCCGCGGACGCGCCTTCATCACGCTGCTCGTCATCTCCGAGCTCTACTCAG GCCCCGTGTCCAACATGCAGGAGAACGTCAAGATGGCCGCAGAGTCTCTGACTTGCAATCTGGAGCTTCAAGTGCGCAACGCCAAGCTGCTGTGGAAAGACGCCATCTCGCccttccacaaggtggcggaAGAGGTCCAG GCGGGCGAAACGGACTTAAAGACTGAAGCCGGCGCCGCCAGCAAGGCCTTCGCTGCCATCCAGAAGGAAATTCTGGCCGAGTACGAGCGCGGGAAGAAGAAAGTTgtggagaagaaggagaaggagaaggaaaaGGAGGAAGAGTCGGACGGGATCGCCAGCACTCAGGAACGCTTCGCCTTCAGCACCATCGCGCAGTGCGACG AGCTGGTGGAGAAGGGCGTGGGCAAGTGTCGCGATTGGTTCGACGCCAAGTGGAGGGAGTGCGCCAACGTCATCGGCGTCCCCGTCATCAAGCAGATCCTCTGCGTGCCCATGAAGTTCCACTTCCTGTGTGACATCATCAAAG tGATGACGGGCTGGTGCAAGCAGCACATCCCGGTGGAGCCAAACTTTGGCCAGCTGTTCGACGGCGTCAACACTTCGGTTGAGCTTCTCGCCCGACAGTTCACCAGCCGCGTCGTCTTCCAG GATCGCGAGCATCAGTCGGCGTTGGGCGGCGAGCTGGCGCCTGGCGAATTGACGCGCTCCATCCGAGATTCCTTCCGCCGACTGGACGCCGGCGCCCGGCAAATGCTGGACATCCTGCGCCTGCTCACGTCCGCGGCCTTCCTGGCCGTCTTCGCGca GTGTTTGGGCTACGTGCGGCAATTCCGAAGAGACGTCTACTTCGATAACTTGTACCTCACAAAGTATTTCGCCATCATCGACCAACGGAGGAAGTCGCAG GGGAAACGACATTTGCTGCCCCTCACTCCGTCTGAGAGACGAAAGTTCGTGGACCCCTGGAGCCTCAAAATTCACCCCGAAGAAGTCCGACAAGTG CTGTCGAGCATCTTTCAGGTGTTCTCTGTGCTCCTGCTGGCGGTGGTCCTGCTGGCGCTGGACGGGTCCGTCTTTCGGGTCCTGGATGTGGTCAGCAAGCACACGCACGCCACCTTCAACTACACCA GCAGCAAGGAGGTGGACATCAAAGTAGGCGGAACCTCCATCATGGCCCGCCTCCTGAGGAAGACCTTGTCCGCCTTCAACTCGTCGTCAAGTGTTCGCATCATATCTGACAACCAGG aGGGAGAAAACGCGAATCTTGTTCCTTTACAACGTCAGCCTGCACCGGAGGATGTCGTGCGGAGCCGAGCCTGA
- the dcst1 gene encoding DC-STAMP domain-containing protein 1 isoform X1, whose amino-acid sequence MRGVLFGDVTCHHAYDVTQEPHALQPKAWGWSGYDEDDSGDEAAAAPYAARDVIMTRDGQPRTTVEQLIRRFLPRLCHRFLIGQSKKLRLSDVILRALFGALSGAAMFAAIAPGLPLDRFNHGLPFDLKLAAGCLFTGACLVGGAASSAFRCAFLLMFPNMLGSRGRAFITLLVISELYSGPVSNMQENVKMAAESLTCNLELQVRNAKLLWKDAISPFHKVAEEVQAGETDLKTEAGAASKAFAAIQKEILAEYERGKKKVVEKKEKEKEKEEESDGIASTQERFAFSTIAQCDELVEKGVGKCRDWFDAKWRECANVIGVPVIKQILCVPMKFHFLCDIIKVMTGWCKQHIPVEPNFGQLFDGVNTSVELLARQFTSRVVFQDREHQSALGGELAPGELTRSIRDSFRRLDAGARQMLDILRLLTSAAFLAVFAQCLGYVRQFRRDVYFDNLYLTKYFAIIDQRRKSQGKRHLLPLTPSERRKFVDPWSLKIHPEEVRQVLSSIFQVFSVLLLAVVLLALDGSVFRVLDVVSKHTHATFNYTSSKEVDIKVGGTSIMARLLRKTLSAFNSSSSVRIISDNQDCMTPPTSLATLVYVSVGCYLLLAALFSCLQVYANRLRRVIAAFYHPRREKTRILFLYNVSLHRRMSCGAEPEPTQHARVNVMERLSRLCRRRRRRREASTPDV is encoded by the exons ATGAGAGGCGTCCTCTTTGGTGACGTCACGTGTCATCACGCCTATGACGTCACACAAGAGCCTCATGCGTTGCAGCCAAAAGCTTGGGGATGGTCGGGATATGATGAAGATGATAGTGGTGatgaagcagcagcagcgccGTACGCCGCTCGTGACGTCATCATGACTCGTGACGGGCAGCCTCGCACTA CTGTGGAGCAGCTGATCAGGCGCTTCCTCCCACGTCTCTGCCATCGCTTCCTCATCGGCCAATCGAAAAAGCTGCGGCTTTCTGACGTCATCCTCCGGGCCCTGTTTGGTGCGCTGAGCGGCGCAG ccATGTTCGCCGCTATCGCGCCGGGCCTGCCGCTCGACCGCTTCAACCACGGGCTGCCCTTTGACCTCAAGTTGGCCGCAGGATGCCTGTTTACAG GGGCGTGTCTGGTGGGCGGGGCCGCCTCGTCGGCCTTCCGGTGCGCCTTCCTGCTGATGTTTCCCAACATGCTGGGCTCCCGCGGACGCGCCTTCATCACGCTGCTCGTCATCTCCGAGCTCTACTCAG GCCCCGTGTCCAACATGCAGGAGAACGTCAAGATGGCCGCAGAGTCTCTGACTTGCAATCTGGAGCTTCAAGTGCGCAACGCCAAGCTGCTGTGGAAAGACGCCATCTCGCccttccacaaggtggcggaAGAGGTCCAG GCGGGCGAAACGGACTTAAAGACTGAAGCCGGCGCCGCCAGCAAGGCCTTCGCTGCCATCCAGAAGGAAATTCTGGCCGAGTACGAGCGCGGGAAGAAGAAAGTTgtggagaagaaggagaaggagaaggaaaaGGAGGAAGAGTCGGACGGGATCGCCAGCACTCAGGAACGCTTCGCCTTCAGCACCATCGCGCAGTGCGACG AGCTGGTGGAGAAGGGCGTGGGCAAGTGTCGCGATTGGTTCGACGCCAAGTGGAGGGAGTGCGCCAACGTCATCGGCGTCCCCGTCATCAAGCAGATCCTCTGCGTGCCCATGAAGTTCCACTTCCTGTGTGACATCATCAAAG tGATGACGGGCTGGTGCAAGCAGCACATCCCGGTGGAGCCAAACTTTGGCCAGCTGTTCGACGGCGTCAACACTTCGGTTGAGCTTCTCGCCCGACAGTTCACCAGCCGCGTCGTCTTCCAG GATCGCGAGCATCAGTCGGCGTTGGGCGGCGAGCTGGCGCCTGGCGAATTGACGCGCTCCATCCGAGATTCCTTCCGCCGACTGGACGCCGGCGCCCGGCAAATGCTGGACATCCTGCGCCTGCTCACGTCCGCGGCCTTCCTGGCCGTCTTCGCGca GTGTTTGGGCTACGTGCGGCAATTCCGAAGAGACGTCTACTTCGATAACTTGTACCTCACAAAGTATTTCGCCATCATCGACCAACGGAGGAAGTCGCAG GGGAAACGACATTTGCTGCCCCTCACTCCGTCTGAGAGACGAAAGTTCGTGGACCCCTGGAGCCTCAAAATTCACCCCGAAGAAGTCCGACAAGTG CTGTCGAGCATCTTTCAGGTGTTCTCTGTGCTCCTGCTGGCGGTGGTCCTGCTGGCGCTGGACGGGTCCGTCTTTCGGGTCCTGGATGTGGTCAGCAAGCACACGCACGCCACCTTCAACTACACCA GCAGCAAGGAGGTGGACATCAAAGTAGGCGGAACCTCCATCATGGCCCGCCTCCTGAGGAAGACCTTGTCCGCCTTCAACTCGTCGTCAAGTGTTCGCATCATATCTGACAACCAGG ACTGCATGACTCCGCCCACCTCGCTGGCGACCTTGGTGTACGTCAGCGTGGGCTGCTACCTCCTGCTGGCAGCGCTCTTCAGCTGCCTTCAGGTTTACGCCAACCGCCTGCGCAGGGTCATCGCCGCCTTCTACCACCCGCGG aGGGAGAAAACGCGAATCTTGTTCCTTTACAACGTCAGCCTGCACCGGAGGATGTCGTGCGGAGCCGAGCCTGAGCCTACGCAACACGCCCGCGTAAAC GTGATGGAGCGTTTATCTCGACTgtgtcggcggcggcggcggcggcgggaagCGTCCACGCCTGACGTTTAA
- the plin6 gene encoding perilipin 6, translated as MGFGEGHAMSIHRNHETSAVLRVSHLPLVRSALQSVTWVYSEVKGRYPLLGLVGGVAEAGVRNASVVAWSGATPLMRSLGPQMEVANSFALVGLDQLERTFPVLNQSTDEVAAHLKDAFFLTLDDMQLWMLDGLEQLERVSRAAWSAVQDSQVGRVTSSGLDDVLSRLESATAYYMPLPPTLRCEWEMRVQEYEDEDDDEDEPSMWTRVRSLLLRIGLQLHHRMLKVREQLEDAAGALGEAVRLGAVLDLLGELLQYLQRLLVALSYGAEGLREASLARVRERAAALAELRPLRQIREMPLQVRHLLGDLRQLSDILLQMLVNVTPLYQMLQQPSEKEVEDFLSGADFRADASSRRSSANSLFLKAMDGRPRRRRSLFSRAARSPGPDPPAAAKQDPEADGSPAPLDGAAQQRRPSAAELLLTPLKQFVSQSQKAFEYLNPNSAHESANSAAAD; from the exons ATGGG ATTTGGGGAAGGACACGCCATGTCTATTCATCGCAATCACGAG ACGAGCGCCGTGCTGAGGGTCTCACATCTTCCTCTGGTCCGCTCGGCGCTGCAGTCGGTGACCTGGGTGTACTCGGAGGTCAAAGGTCGCTACCCTCTGCTGGGCTTGGTGGGAGGCGTGGCCGAGGCGGGGGTCCGGAACGCCTCCGTGGTGGCCTGGAGTGGAGCTACGCCCCTCATGCGGAGCCTCGGGCCTCAGA TGGAGGTGGCCAACAGTTTTGCTCTGGTGGGTCTTGACCAGCTGGAGAGGACCTTCCCCGTCCTCAACCAGTCCACCGACGAG GTGGCGGCTCACCTGAAGGACGCCTTCTTCCTGACGCTGGACGACATGCAGCTGTGGATGCTGGACGGCCTGGAGCAGCTGGAGCGCGTGTCGCGCGCCGCCTGGTCGGCGGTGCAGGACTCGCAGGTGGGCCGCGTCACCTCGTCGGGTCTGGACGACGTGCTGAGCCGCCTGGAGAGCGCCACCGCCTACTACATGCCGCTGCCGCCCACGCTGC GTTGCGAGTGGGAGATGCGCGTTCAGGAGTACGAGGAcgaagacgacgacgaggacgagCCCAGCATGTGGACACGCGTGCGCAGCCTCCTCCTCCGCATCGGCCTGCAGCTTCACCATCGCATGCTCAAGGTCCGAGAACAGCTGGAGGACGCCGCAGGAGCCTTGGGGGAAGCG GTGAGACTGGGGGCCGTCCTGGATCTGCTGGGGGAGCTGCTGCAGTACCTGCAGAGGCTGCTGGTGGCGCTGTCGTACGGCGCCGAGGGCCTGCGGGAAGCGAGCCTGGCCCGCGTCCGGGAGCGGGCCGCGGCGCTGGCGGAGCTGCGTCCGCTGCGCCAGATCCGAGAGATGCCGCTTCAGGTGCGCCACCTCCTGGGCGACCTTCGACAGCTCTCCGACATCCTCCTGCAGATGCTCGTCAACGTCACGCCGCTCTACCAGATG CTGCAGCAGCCGTCGGAAAAGGAGGTGGAGGATTTCCTGAGCGGCGCGGACTTCCGCGCCGACGCCTCGTCCCGCCGCAGCTCGGCCAACAGCCTGTTCCTGAAGGCCATGGACGGGCGTCCCCGCCGGCGCAGGAGCCTCTTCTCCAGGGCCGCCCGCAGCCCGGGTCCCGACCCCCCCGCTGCCGCCAAGCAAGACCCGGAGGCGGACGGCTCCCCCGCGCCTTTGGACGGCGCCGCCCAACAACGCCGCCCCTCCGCCGCCGAGCTCCTCCTCACGCCGCTCAAGCAGTTTGTGTCGCAGAGCCAGAAGGCCTTCGAGTACCTCAACCCCAACTCCGCCCACGAGTCCGCTaacagcgccgccgccgactGA